From Gopherus evgoodei ecotype Sinaloan lineage chromosome 15, rGopEvg1_v1.p, whole genome shotgun sequence, one genomic window encodes:
- the SRSF2 gene encoding serine/arginine-rich splicing factor 2, with product MSYGRPPPDVEGMTSLKVDNLTYRTSPDTLRRVFEKYGRVGDVYIPRDRYTKESRGFAFVRFHDKRDAEDAMDAMDGAVLDGRELRVQMARYGRPPDSHHSRRGPPPRRYGGGGYGRRSRSPRRRRRSRSRSRSRSRSRSRSRYSRSKSRSRTRSRSRSTSKSRSARRSKSKSSSVSRSRSRSRSRSRSRSPPPVSKRESKSRSRSKSPPKSPEEEGAVSS from the exons ATGAGCTACGGGCGCCCCCCGCCTGATGTGGAGGGCATGACTTCCCTGAAGGTGGATAACCTGACCTACCGCACGTCTCCAGACACGCTGAGACGGGTCTTTGAGAAGTACGGGCGGGTGGGGGACGTCTACATCCCCCGGGACCGCTACACCAAGGAGAGCCGCGGCTTCGCCTTCGTCCGCTTCCACGACAAGCGCGATGCTGAGGATGCGATGGACGCCATGGACGGCGCAGTGCTGGACGGCCGGGAGCTGCGCGTGCAGATGGCCCGCTACGGGAGGCCTCCGGACTCGCATCACAGCCGCCGGGGGCCGCCGCCGCGCCGATACGGAGGTGGTGGCTATGGACGCCGCAGCCGCAG CCCCAGAAGACGCCGCCGTAGTCGATCCAGGAGCAGGAGCCGCTCTAGGTCCCGCAGTCGATCCCGCTACAGTCGGTCCAAGTCCAGATCTCGCACACGCTCCCGATCTCGCTCCACCTCTAAATCTAGGTCTGCCAGGAGATCCAAATCCAAGTCGTCATCCGTCTCCAGATCCCGATCCAGGTCGAGGTCCAGATCCAGGTCTAGAAGCCCCCCACCAGTCTCAAAGAGGGAATCTAAATCCAGATCCAGGTCTAAGAGCCCCCCTAAATCTCCCGAAGAGGAAGGAGCTGTATCCTCTTAG